The following DNA comes from Methanothermus fervidus DSM 2088.
AAAGACTAGGACGAGATCCTAACCCACTGGAATATGGAATGCTAGATGTCATGTTTTCTGAACATTGTTCATACAAAAGTAGTAGGCCTGTTATCAAAATGTTTCCAACAGAAGGTGACAAAGTTATTGTTGGACCTGGAGATGATGCTGGTGTAATCGAAATTAATAAAAAATTTGCTTTGGCAGTAGGTATAGAAAGTCATAATCATCCTTCAGCAATCGAACCATACAGTGGTGCAGGAACTGGTATTGGTGGAATATTGCGTGACATAATTTCTATGGGAGCATGGCCAATTGCACTTCTGGATTCATTACATTTTGGACATTTGGAGGATCAAAGATCATGTTATCTATTTGAAAACGTTGTTAAAGGAATATCTGATTATGGAAATAGAGTAGGGGTTCCAACCGTAGCAGGTGAAGTAGAATTTGATGAAAACTTCAAATTAAATCCTCTTGTAAATGTAATGTGTATAGGTATAGTTCCAAAAAAGAAAATAAAAAGAGGAATTGCACCCAATGTAGGTGATGTATTCTTTTTAATGGGTGGACTAACAGGTAGGGATGGAATTCATGGAGTAACCTTTGCTTCTGAAGAATTAACCAGTGAATCAGAAATAGAAGATCGTCCAGCAGTTCAAATAGGTGATCCATTTACAAAAAAAATAGTCATGGAAGCTTCTTTTGAAATAATGGAAAAAATACCTGTTTCAGGTGTTAAAGATCTTGGCGGTGGCGGTCTAACATGTTGTATTTCAGAAATGGTTGCAAAATGTAACAATGGAGCAGAAGTATATGTTGATAAGGTTCCATTACGAGAAAAGAACATGACTCCATATGAAATAATGCTCTCAGAATCTCAAGAAAGAATGATGTTTGTGATGCCACCAAAGTATGTAGAAAAAGCTTTAAAAATATGTAAGAAGCATGAAATACCTGCTGCAGCTGTAGTTGGTAAAGTAACTGATACAGGTAGGTTAGTTGTAAAGAAAAACAATAAAATTATAGCAGATATCCCTGCAGATTTATTGGCTAATCCTCCAGTTGTATACAGAGAATCCAAAAAACCAAAAAAGATTAAAACTAAAATACCTGATGTAGAGCATCCTCACCCAGAAGAAGCTTTAAAAAAGGTTCTATCATCCCAAAATATAGCAGATAAAAGTTGGGTATATTATCAATATGATTATGATGTACAGATAAGAACTATTGTTAAACCAGGAGATGATGCTGCAGTATTAAGGATTGATGATAAAACAGCTATAGCAGCCACTGTTGATAGTAATTGTGCCCATACAAAATTAAGTCCATATCATGGTGGTGCAGGATCAGTTGCAGAAGCTATAAGAAATGTTGTCTCCATGGGTGCATGGCCAATTTGTATTGTAGATTGTCTTAATTTTGGCAATCCTGAAAAACCTGAAATATTTTGGCAATTTAAAGAATGTGTCAAGGGGATGGCAAAGGTTGCAAAAGAATTCAAAGTACCTGTAATAAGTGGTAATGTTAGTTTTTATAATGAAACTGAAGGTATAGCTGTTAATCCTTCACCAGTGGTAGGCGTTGTAGGTAAAGTACCCATAAATAATATTCGAACCCTTGAATTTAAAAATAAAGGTGATAAAATTATAATGGTTAGCAAAACATACAAAGAACTCGGTGGTTCAGAATATTATAAAGTTGTTCATGGTATTTCCAGCGGGATAGTCCCAAAGGTAAGGATCCAAGATGAAATAGCAGCTGCTAAATCTATTTATAATCTTGTTTCTAAAGACAATGAAAATAAAATCACTGCAATCCATGACTGTTCTAAGGGAGGACTTGCTATTGCATTGAGTGAAATGGCAATAAGAAGCGGTATTGGCGCTAAAATAGATTTAGATTTAGTGCCTAAATCAGAAAATATTGATAAAATCGAAACTTTATTTTCAGAATCACATGGAAGATACATAATGACCGTAGATAAATCGGTTGCAAATGATTTTATAAAAGAAATAAATGTCCCAGCAAAAATAATAGGAAAAGTTACATCTAAAAAACTTAAAATTAATGATATAATAAACATAAGTGTTAAGGAACTTCAGGAAAGTTATTATGGTGTCATAGAAAATTTTGTTGTATAATCTCTTAAGAATGATAAAAATGAATTTTAAGAGAGAAGTAATAAGGCAAACAATACATGCTTCGGGAGCATGGTTTATTTTACTTGAAAATTTTTTTCCAAATTATTTAATTGGATCAATAGCCTTACTTTTTAGCTTAATTGGGTATTTCATTTGGTATTTAGATAGAAGAGTATATTTAAGCTTTATATCTAAAATTTTGAGAACATGTAGAAGAAATAAAAAAGACAAGGGATTTATTTATTTTTTTATAGGGATTGGACTAACTTTCCTTTTATTTAATAATAAAGATATTATAAATGCTGCAATTATAGTTCTATGTTTTGGAGATGCCCTATCTACAATAGTTGGTAGATTTTATGGAAAACATCCTTTTCTATTTGGGGAAAAAACATGGGAGGGATTCTTAACATTTTTATTCACATCTTTTTTTTGACAATGATAATACTTGACCCAATAAGAGCATTTATTGCAGCATTGGTGGGCGCATTGGCAGAAAATCTTCCACTGGAAGATAATATAACGATACCTCTTTTTGTTGGCATTGCTTTGAGCTACTCCTCATAGAGTTTCCTACTTCATCAAGCTTCATCAAGAAAAAATATAGTCCTAAGTAGGGCATTCTCCCAAACAGACAATCAAAGCTACTCCACTCTTCAACAATACATGAATTTCATTTAGATTTATCATGAAAATTTAGGTTTTTTCTAGATATTATTGCATTTTGGACAAAAAAGAAATTAAAAAATAAGAAAATCATTTCTCCGGCCTTCTCAATAGATATCCTGCTGCTATTAATGCAATCAATATTATAACTCCGATTATTCCTGCAAATGGCACTGATGATGGACTTCCAATTCCTTTAGACACTGGTGTAATCTCATATGCTTTACCTGCTGCAGCACCTGTAATTCCTGCTTTACCTGTAGCACCTGATTCTGATGAGGATTTACTTGCAGCTCCAGAAGCTTGAGCTGCTCCTCTTGCACCAACTTCACCACCAACTCTACCTGAAGGACCTGAAATTCCTGGTGAAACTCCCCTTGTTGCTGCAGTTCCAATTCCTACTCTTCCTAATGCAGTTGGAGCTCCTAGTTGTGATGGTGCTCCTGGAATTGAAGGTTGTGGTGTAGTTGTTGGAATTCCAGGGACTGAAGGTTGTGGTGTTGTTGGAGCTCCTGGGATTGAAGGAGCAAATGCAGCATTTTTTGTTGCTATATATAGCTGAGATCTTACTGAATTTAATAGATTTGGATTTACATAGTTTAATGCCCATCTTATCATAGCTATATTTCCACAACTGCAATCACAGCATGCTGGTCCATATCTGGCTATTAGAGCTGCCCATCTATTCATGAGGAATCTCATTGTATTCGCATCTAATTTTAATCGATTTTGATGTGCTAAGGTTAACAATGTGCCTATCCAATGAATCTGATCAAATGGATTGTTGTTAAGCCAGTTTGAAATGCCTAAATTATATTTATCTCTTAAATACACATCTATGAATTCCTTATACACGTCACTACTAATTTCTCCTGGAACTGTAGTCTGCCAAATTTTCAGAGATTCAATGAATGTTGAAATCCTATAAGCTCCTGCCTGGCCTTTACTCATCAATGCTTTAATAAATTCTGGATTGAAATATCTCGTTCTGAGATCTCTTGCAATATAATCACTTAAAGAAAGTATTTCTGGATTAAATTTATTAGAAGTTATAGCAATCCTAATTTTTGGAGTTTCACCTGTTAATACTCTTATTGTCATTGCCAATCCACCTAAATAACTTGCCATAGCATCATTTTCTGCAACGCCAACTACATATGTACTTCTTCCTTGATATATACCTGAAACTCCGCTCAATAAATCTTTAAATAAGTCTGTATTCTTCTCACCCCAGGTAGTCTCTGAATAGAAATTACTCATCCTATTTATGAAGATATTTGATAAATCTGTCTCGTTTTTCCAGGTCCATGGTTGATCTATAGCTTCTTTTATGCCAGTTCCATATCCTCCAGCAGGTGGGCCCACTATCCTTAATATTGCATAATTTCCTGCTTTTTCAGGTTCTACTCCTGATGCTATATATTTTTGAACAGATTCTAACCAATGTTTAGCTACATAATTTTGATCTATTGGATCATCGCCTTTTACTAAAAGTTTTAGATCAACTAATGGTTTCACTGCCGCATCTAATGCCTTTACTATTGTATCATTATATTGTCTTGCTATTGTATTATAAGATGCTGCAAGAGCTAATCTAAATGCACGATCAAGTAATACTGCAACCTGTCCATAAGCATCTCTGAATAAACCACTAATCATGACAATTGCATCGATTCTAGGCCTATTTAGAGTTGTTAGTGGTGTTAATTTAATACCAGAGACTCTTCCTCCTGCTGCCCAGGTTGGCTCCACACCTAACAATCTTAAAACAAATGAAACCATTGCTCCATCGTCTCTAGCTACATCAACTCCAAATATAACGACAGCCAGTTTTTCTGGCGGCTTTTCATATTCTTTTAATGCTAAATCAGCAATCTTTTTTCCTAATTCATATGCAGATTGTGTTGGTATCAATGTTGGATCTGTTGCATAGAAGTTCTTTCCAGTTGGTAAGACATTAGGATTAACAATAGGATCTCCACCAATCTGTGGAGCAACGTATCCACCATTTAAAACATTTAACAATGAATTTAATTCAGAATTAAAACTTTGTTTCAATTTGTCGATGAGATCTTTTCCTAATTCTAATTTCTTTGTAATATTTTGTGAAACTGTGATATTTTTTCCTAACAATATGTCTTTTATCCATGCCTTCACTTGGTTATAAAGTTCATCAAACATCTCAGGTGTTATATTTTCATATGAAATTCCTTTTTCCTGTGCCAATAACCTTATAATAGATGGATTGTCAACTCCACCATCTATACTTAACATTGAAGCTACAGTTTCAGCTATTTCGTCTGCAGTCCATTCTTTTCCAAATGTATGTAATCCATAGGGCATCAATGTTGTTTCAATTTTAATTAAGTAATCTGAGCATGCTTTGATTAATTCTTCATCGCTTAAATTAGTATTTATTTCAATTTTAGATCTCTCTATTAATTTCTTTATATCCTGTATATATGCCTTTTTGAGATTTTCATCTATAGCTTTTTTATAATTTTCTAATAATGTTTTAAGATTTAATAAGTCTCCGTATAATCCTGACAACTTCATTGGAGGTGTTAAGTAATCTATTATTACCCCATAACCTCTTCTTTTTATTAATAATCCATCAGCCACGTTATCGACTCTGTATAGATGAATGTTAGGTGTATCTCCAATAACTATATCTGGGAAATCAAAATCTAGTAATGCTGTTTGCTTTCTAGGAAGATGTTGATAAGTTGTGTCTACACCAATGTGAATCATTGCATCTGCATTAAATTCTTTATTTATCCAAGCATAGAATGCGAGATATTGGTGATGTGGAGGAAGTATCAACGCATGTAACAAAGCATCTGGATTTCCTTCGTAACCTAATATTGGTTCTGGCCCAATGAATACATTTCCAATAATAATTCCAGGTATAACAATATATTTTGTTCCATTTTTAACTATAGTCATCAGATTGCCTGGAGGCTCTCCCCAACCTGCAAGTCCTGTAATATTTAACAGCATGAACTCTTTTTTCATCCTATAGAATTCTTCCCATGTGCTCGTGCCATTTATTATTGATCTCAATGTGCTTACAATTTTATCCAGTATTTCTAATCCTCTTTGTGATTTATTAGGACACATCTTTATACAATCTCTCATTTCTTTATACCATTTGTCAAGGACTTTTGTTGCAGTGCTGAGAATACCCGGATCCTTTTTACTATAATTCAGAGCAAATTTTATTATTTCTTCTATATATCCAAGAGGACCTTCCACAACATACTTTTGAGCTATTGGATTTAAACTGCTAAACCATCGTTTATATTTCTCTGCTTCCCACAATATCGAATTATTAGCAAGTTTTTCAAGTTCTCCTGGTGCCCATGGTGCCACATTTATGCCTTTAGTTCTTAAAATTTCAACAAATTCTTCAACATTTGGTATTTTGTCAATTGTATATCCTGCTTCCTTTAATTTGTTAAGTATGTTAATGATAGATTCTGGAAGATTTAAATAACTAGTTCCTATGTTCCATTTTCCTACACCATTCTCATATATAATTGCAATCTTTTTATCTTTATTTGGTTTAATTTTCAATTGTAACCATTTTTCAACTCTAGAAACAACTTTAGATACTCTTTCATCAATTACAGAATATGAACTCAATTCACAACCAGTTAAAGGATCTACACGTTTATCTAGTGCTGCAATAGCAATAGGCTCTATCAGTCCCTGTGATTCTGGGAACACTAATTGCCCTGCTATATCGTCTCTACTCCATGGTGTTAAGCCATCATCAGAAATTAACCAATCTTTAACACTTCTACTTTCAATTTGAATTATTTTTATAACAGGAATATTTAGACGTTGTAATAATGCCACAACATTTTTTGAGGCTGGTCCTCCAAGTAAGTAAGTATGTGGTGCTAAAATTATATCTACAACTGGTTTTACAGAATCTGGATTTGATTCATACTCCTTTACAGACTTTGCGGTTGTGAAAAATTCAACAATGCCTGCATATGTTTCATAACCATATCTAGCAACAACAGGTATTACATTGTAACCTTTAGTTGTCAATTTCTCAATTAATGAATCAATTCCTGCTGTACCTCCTAGTGCCACATAACTATCTAATTCTATAATTCCAACAGTTGGTTTTTGAGGATTTAATGGATAATCTTTGAAATATTCTGTTAAATTATTATAAAATTTTCCATTTCTGTAAATTACATGCCGTGAAAACACTTTAACCTCGTCATATTTTACATACACAGGTTTTTTGTTGTATTTCGCCCACATATCTATTGCACAAAGTATTAAATTCTTATCATTCTCTGTACTTGGATAACAATAATATGAATACAATTTTGCCCATTTTTGTATTTGTGGATATTTATTTACATATTGGCTTAACATCGTTAGAGGATTGTCAGAAATTTGAGTATAAGCACTGACATTGTATATATCCTGATCAGGAATTCCTTCAAATATTTTCTTACCATCAATCTGAGACAATTTTACAGAATCAACGCCTTCAGGACAACGTAAATGCACAAAAAGTTTGTCATTTGTTAAGACTCCTGGACTTTTCAATGTATTAACAAGTTTTGTATAGGTTTCCATAGTATGACCAATTGATTTTACAATGATAATATCTGAACTTTTTATCATTGCTGTTAAGTCATCTGAAGACATTTTACTTATCTGTTCACCAGTCCTAACAGTGATATTGAATTTGTCTTTATATTGAGGATACTCTTCATAAATTTTGTATGTTGCTTCAACCGAATGTCTTGCATAGTGAGGTGGATTTAAAATTAATATGTTTATTTTTTCATGATCTGTAGTATTCTCTGCGGCTGCAGTCCCTAATAAGGAGAAAATCAGTAGAAATGCTATTAGAATAATTGTTCTTCTCATAGATTTCCCTCCATCAATAAAATGTTTAACATTAGTAATAATATTAAAATTTTTTTTCATTAACAATTAAAATAAATTAAAATTAACTTCAATAACGAAGAGAGAGGTAAATTTCAAGTGTAATAGCTAGAGAGAATTAAGGAGAGGTAGTTATAAGTTATAACTTATAAGTTATAAGCGAGGAAAATAATGCTGAAACTATAGCCAAATACAAAATTATGGAAACTACAGCCAGCCTGACAGCCTTATCTATCGAATTTTCATTTAACTTCCCGTCGTCTCCTAAAACATAATGGTCTGGCTTTTCTAATTTTGCTTGTAATGCACCAGCAGTGGCCGCCATTGGATAACCTGCATTTGGACTGTCAGGGACCTTAGAATCTCTTAACATTATTTTAAAGCTATTTCTCCAATCCATATTTAAAAGTAGTGAAGCAAAGACTATTAACATTCCAGTGATCCGTGCAGGTATAAAATTAAGTATATCATCTAATTTCGCTGGGAACCATCCAATTTCTCTATACTCTTTATTCTTATATCCAATCATTGCATCAAGTGTATTCACAACCCTATAAAATACTGCACCATATATCCCAAAAAACAATGCATAAAAAATCGGAGACACTACAGAATCCACAATATTTTCACTTAAACTCTCTATGGCCGCTGAAATAATCTGTGTCCTTGATAATTCACTTGTATCTCTACTTACAATTTCAGATACTTTTTTGCGTGCAGATTCTATATCATCCAACCTCTTTTTCACTTCTAATGGATATTTAATAAGTAATTTTATTGAAAACGTAGAAGATAAAATTATTGAATAAAGAATTATTTGTAAAAACATTGGAAGAAAAGCTATGAAATAAAGTGGAATTATATAAAGTATAGAAGTGAGGAAAGTGATTATAACACCTGAAATTTTCTTATTTGGTAATCTTACATATAAGAAATCTATAGTTTTACCAATCCAAACAACAGGATGAATTCTAGTTGGAAGTTCTCCAATTAAATCCAATATTATCGCAAAAAATAAAATAATTAAAAAATTCATTGTTGGTGCCTTTTCTTTTCTAAATAAAGCTCAAGGTATGATCTTCTCTCAAAATTATTCTTTATATTTAATTTTTTACAAATTTTAAAGGCATGGTCCACATATTCTTTAATTTTATTTTTATTTTTTACATTCTTCTCAACTTCAATAAATTTACCAACTTTATATACATCATCAAGACAAATCTCAAAATCTTTAAACTTGTAAACTTTTCTTTTTTTCTTTATTGTTGCTACTGCTTTGTAACCAAGGAATTTAAGTATTTCAACCATATTTTTTAAATTTTCTATACCAACTTCAACCTCTTCTCTAGTTTTACTAATTTTATCTATTTTTGGACCTTTATATGTTAAAATTATTTTAGTTTTTTCATTTTCGATCTTTCTAATTCTCAATGCTTCATCAGTCTTTGAAAAGTCTCTGTCTGGAGCATTGAAATAAATATCTTCTTGATATATTTCCTCAATTTTTTCTGCTCCTAATTTTTTTAACCTGTCTTCAATTTCTTTTAAATTATTAACATGGGCTTTCACTTCGACTTCCATGAGCTACTCCTCAATTTCCATACTATTTAGTCTATTTAAAACATGCATGAGACGAATAATTTTCATTTTTTATTTTAATATATATAGTTTTTTCTAAGTATTATTGCGTTGGAGAGAGAAAATCAATTTCAATAAGAAGAGAGGGAGGTAAATTTCAAGTGTAATAGCTAGAGAGAATTAGGGAGAGATAGTTATAAGTTATAACTTATAAGTTATAAGTGAAATAGAGATAGACTTATCAAGCAAGATATTCTAAGAATAGACTAAATAGTATGGAAATAGAAAAAAGGTGATAGTTTATGCCTAAAGCAACGTTAGCTACAGGAATTATAGCAATAGGTGCTGGTCTAGCAATAGGTTTTGCAGGTTTAGGAGCTGGAGTAGGACAGGGAGTAGTTGGATCATCCTCAGTTGGAGCAATAGTTGAAGATCCTGGATCATTTGGTAAAAGCCTCCTATTTACAGCTCTACCAGAAACTCACACAATCTTTGGATTCATTATTGCTATAATGTTGATAATGTTTTCAGGAATGATGGGCGGATAAGCTACTCCTATTTTGAGCCACTCCCTACGGAGCTTCCTGATTCATAGAGAAAACTTGCCCAAAGACTATATCCCTATAGGAGATAGTCCTGAGTAGAGGTTTTCTCTCAGGTAGGCTATCTAGGGCTATCTTTTCCCTGACATCCAAACTTTTTGGGCTAAATTATTATATAAACAAAAATAAAAGCGGTGAGAACTATGATCTATTATATTATCTATTTTATTACCGGTCTTCTAGCAGGAGTTGTAGGTGGACTTTTGGGCACAGGTGGTTGTGTCATAATGATGCCAGTAATTCGTTTTGGTTTCCATTTTGATCCGGCTATTGCGGTAGGAACAACTTTAACTGCTGTGGTTTTTACTGCCGGTTTCGGTGCCTTTCAACATATCAAAATGAAAAATGTTGATAAAGAAACTGCGCTTTTAACCGGTTATTCAGGAATTTTAGGAGTAATTATCGGCTCAATTATTTTTGGCTACATCAAAAATCATGGTAACCTGATTGATTTGATTGTTGGTATCGCTTTCATTGTTGTTTCTTTACGAATGCTTTATGAGGGATTATTCGCCAAAATTAAGCAAGTTGAACAAGTGCAAAAAATTCCAGGGACGCCTCTCTCTAAAACGATTATAGGTTCAGTTATTGGCACTTTAACTGGTATTATTGGTTTAGGAGGAGGCTATGCTCTTGTCCCATCGTATACTTTATTCTTGAGATCTCCGATAAAGTTGGCTATCGGTACTTCTATGGCTGCTTTTGTCTGGATAGCTTTGGTTGGTGCCATCTACAAAATATTCCAGGGAGTTGTCAATATTCCAGCAGCGATTGCTTTGGGCATTGGTGCAGCGATTGGGGCGATTTATGGAGCAAAATTAGTAGCGAAATTTAAATCCAATGTCTTAAAAATCTTGTTTGGTCTTTTATTTACCTATGTCTCTTTGAAATATATATTAATTTACTTTGGCATCGTTATTTAACCACTACAGAGATAAATAAAGTGAATAGGATGCGACTCTAGGAATAAAACTTTGTAGGAACCGAGATGTTAAGAGGTAACTAATCCACAAATGAGTAAAAAATTGAAAGTGAGGGCATGATGGTGAAATCAGATTCAAAGACCTCTTCTGTCCTTCATTTATTTTTACCATTATTCAAGCCGGACTTACAACCTCTAGCGGTCCTGCAATGGTTTCATATATTAAAGATCTGTGTGTAAAACAGAACAAATGGCTTGATAAAAAACATTAAAGAGGATTAAAATTGAACAAGAGTAAAAGAAGAGTTGTGTATATTTTTAAAACAAATGCTAGTTTTGTTCATCTATATAAATACTTTTCTTATTTCTTAATCCCCGATAGAGTGGAAATCTGTTTAATTCTGAAAAAATATTAAAATAAAAAAATTTATTAGTATGGGTAGACAAAACATGAAAAACATGAAAAAAGTAAAAACCGGAATTCCTGGAATGGATGATATATTACATGGAGGAATACCTGAAAGAAATATAGTTTTGTTGTCTGGTGGTCCAGGCACTGGAAAAACAATATTTTGTCAGCAATTTCTATATAAAGGTGTTAAAGAGTATAATGAGCCAGGAATTTTAGTAGCATTAGAAGAGCATCCTGTACAAATCAGGGAAAATATGAAACAATTTGGGTGGGATGTTAGAGAACTTGAAGAAGAAGAAGAAAAATTTGTCATAGTTGATGCATTTACATCTGGAATAGGACGTGCTGCAAAAAGAGAAAAATATATAGTAAAGGATCCAAACGATGAAAGAGAATTAATCGATGTTTTAAGAACTGCTATAAATGATATTGGAGCTAAAAGAGTAGGAATTGATTCCGTAACTACCCTCTACATAAATAAACCAATGATGGCCAGAAAAACAGTGTTTCTATTAAAGAGAGTCATTTCCGGTTTAGGATGCACTGCTATTTTTACATCTCAAATTTCTGTTGGAGAGAGAGGATTTGGAGGCCCTGGAGTTGAGCATGCTGTTGATGGAATTATAAGGTTAGATTTAGATGAAATAAAAGGAGAATTAAAAAGAAGTTTGATCGTTTGGAAAATGAGAGGAACCAATCATTCTTTAAAAAGACGTCCATTTGATATAACTGATAAAGGAATTTATGTACACTCAGATAAAGTATTAAAAATTAGATGAAAGGTGTTAGTTATGATTCCATTAGTGCCTACATCAAAAACTGAAATAAATAAGTTAGAACATGTTTTAGTGTTAGGAACATTGTTTAGACCCGAAATTTTGAAATTAATAAAGGATCCTAGAGAAAGAATTACCTGGGTTGAATCTTTAGCTGTTGCTTCAGGGAGCATAGCAAGAGAAAAAGCAGGGTACACTGTAAGGGAAATAGCGGAAGAATTAGGAAGAACAGAACAAACAATTAGAAAACATGTGAAGGGTGAAACAAAGGCTGGAAAATTAGTCAGAGAAACCTATAATATGATAAAAGAAGGAAAACTAGACATGTCAGAGTTGGAAGATTTTTTAGAAACTACTGTTAGAAAAGAAGAATTAGAATCAAAATTATCAAAAGTTAAAGAATTAGATAAAAAATTAGAGAAACTTAAAAAAGAAAATGAAAAACTCAACACAAAACTAGAAAAAGTCAGGGAAAAATTGGAAGAAATATTAGAGGACATAAAATAATATTATACGTACATTCTGTCACTTTCTTTACCTTTTTCAATATCTTCACCACATTCTTTATGTATTTTCCACAAAACATGGAGTTTTGCCTTAAACACCCTCTTTATGGTGGACATCAATTTGTCTTTACTTAAACCATCTTTATATATTACGTCTCTAACAACATAACCCTGCAATACATCGTCATTTTCCTGAATTTCAAAATCAACAAGAAATTTATTCAATGAAAATTTTATATCCCACATAAATTCCCTACGTTCTTTCCTGTTTAAATCTCTAAGTTTTTGCACATGTTCTGGACTAACTTTCGTAGCACATCCAACAATAATCACATCTGATTTTCCAAGAGGTTGTATGACATCCATGTAATGTCCTGGGGGACATTCAATTAAAAAATGAAAATTTGCCGATTTATCACTCATTTCTTCCTTATACATATCTTCCTCTAATAACCATTCTCTAATTTTTTCCTTGATTTCCATATTTTTTACAC
Coding sequences within:
- a CDS encoding phosphoribosylformylglycinamidine synthase subunit II (COGs: COG0046 Phosphoribosylformylglycinamidine (FGAM) synthase synthetase domain~InterPro IPR016188: IPR010918: IPR000728: IPR010074~KEGG: mth:MTH1374 phosphoribosylformylglycinamidine synthase II~PFAM: AIR synthase related protein domain protein; AIR synthase related protein~SPTR: O27427 Phosphoribosylformylglycinamidine synthase 2~TIGRFAM: phosphoribosylformylglycinamidine synthase II~PFAM: AIR synthase related protein, N-terminal domain; AIR synthase related protein, C-terminal domain~TIGRFAM: phosphoribosylformylglycinamidine synthase II), coding for MLTNSELKYIKKRLGRDPNPLEYGMLDVMFSEHCSYKSSRPVIKMFPTEGDKVIVGPGDDAGVIEINKKFALAVGIESHNHPSAIEPYSGAGTGIGGILRDIISMGAWPIALLDSLHFGHLEDQRSCYLFENVVKGISDYGNRVGVPTVAGEVEFDENFKLNPLVNVMCIGIVPKKKIKRGIAPNVGDVFFLMGGLTGRDGIHGVTFASEELTSESEIEDRPAVQIGDPFTKKIVMEASFEIMEKIPVSGVKDLGGGGLTCCISEMVAKCNNGAEVYVDKVPLREKNMTPYEIMLSESQERMMFVMPPKYVEKALKICKKHEIPAAAVVGKVTDTGRLVVKKNNKIIADIPADLLANPPVVYRESKKPKKIKTKIPDVEHPHPEEALKKVLSSQNIADKSWVYYQYDYDVQIRTIVKPGDDAAVLRIDDKTAIAATVDSNCAHTKLSPYHGGAGSVAEAIRNVVSMGAWPICIVDCLNFGNPEKPEIFWQFKECVKGMAKVAKEFKVPVISGNVSFYNETEGIAVNPSPVVGVVGKVPINNIRTLEFKNKGDKIIMVSKTYKELGGSEYYKVVHGISSGIVPKVRIQDEIAAAKSIYNLVSKDNENKITAIHDCSKGGLAIALSEMAIRSGIGAKIDLDLVPKSENIDKIETLFSESHGRYIMTVDKSVANDFIKEINVPAKIIGKVTSKKLKINDIINISVKELQESYYGVIENFVV